Part of the Streptomyces antimycoticus genome, TCACTGCTGGGGAGTACCGGCCGGTTGATCGTCGGTTTGACGCCTGAGCGCGTGGGAGAGCCCATGGACGACTGCGTTTTCTGCCGCATCGTGGAAGGGGTCGAGCCCGCGCGCATCGTCCACTCCGATCAGGAAACGGTCGCCTTCCTCCCGCTCACCCCGGCCGTCGCGGGCCATGTCCTGGTCATCCCACGGCAGCATGTGCGGGATGCCTGGGAGCTGGACGAGCCGACGAGTTTGGCGCTCACGCGTGCCGTACGGCAGGTCATGCACGCGGTGCGAAGCGCGTTCGAGCCCGAAGGGATGAACATCATCACCTCGGTCGGCTCCGTGGCGACACAGAGCGTCATGCACGTACACGTGCACATCGTTCCCCGCAACGAGAACGATCGCATGGGCCGCGTCTGGCCGCCGCCGCGGAGTTCGGCACCCGAACACCTGGACCAACTGGCCGAGCGTCTGCGCGTTGCTCTGCGGAGTTCAGCCGAGAACGACGGCGAGCAGCACGGCGAGGTGCGCGACCCCGATCCCGCCGTAGAAGAGCGAGAGAGTGACTGAGAAGGCGGCCTGCCGCCACCGCACCTGCCCCGCGTAGGGGTACGGATTCATGGAGAAGAGCTCCACCTCCGCACCTGGCTTCCGCGCTTGATCGTAGAGCTTGCGGAACAGCCGTTCCTGCCACAGGAAGTAGCCGTCGAGAAACCAGAACGCCACCAGGGGAACGAAGGCCGTCGCGGCCACCGACAAGCGCGAGCCTTCGGCGGCGAATACCAGCAGCCCTGCGGCCAGCGTCAGGCACCAGCCCTTGACCAGGAAGGAATTGGTGCCGAGCCGGGTGATGACGGCCTGGATGAACTCCAGGTGCTTGACCTGGTCCTGGCTGAGCGTCGGCCGGCTGCCGAGTATCCCTGTCGGTTCCGCTTCGCTTGTCACCCGACGAGAGTGTAATTCCTCGCCAATAGGCATACTGGAGGACCGTTGGCCTGGTGCAGGGGGTACATGGAGACGGTGTCGGGCGCTTCGGAGAAGGTCGATTTCTTCATCAGCTACGCCGGAGTGGAGCGGGCCTGGGCCGAATGGGTCGCCTGGCACCTCCAGCAGCACGGCTTCAGCGTGGAGTTCGATCACTGGCACTGGCAGGCGGGGGACAACACCACGCTGCGCATGAGTGACGCACTGGCCCGCGCCGACCGTTTCCTCGCGTTGCTGTCACGGTCGTACTTCGAGCGCCCCCGGTACACCCGGGACGAGTGGACCGCCGCGTTCGACGACCGTGAGCGGGGGACGGGCGGCTTCATCCCCTTGCATGTGGCCGAGCTGGAGAAGAGCGAGATCCCCGATCTGCTCCGCCCGATCAAGGCCGGCATCTTGTACGGGAAGAGCGAGGAGGAGGCGCTCACGGAGCTGCTGAGCGCCGTCGGTCGGCCCGCCGGGCCGCAGGGTAAGCCCGGCTTCCCCGGTTCGGCGGCCACGCTCCCGGACCGGGACGAAGCGGCCCCCCGGTTACCCGCGTCCACGCCGAAGGCATCGAACGTCCCGCCACGGCTTCCCCTGTTCACCGGCCGGGACGAGGTACTCGACCGCATTCGTACGACGTTTCAGTCCCGGTCCCCCGTCCAGGCGTTGCACGGCATGGGCGGCGTGGGCAAGACACAGACCGCGGCGGAGTACTGCCATCGCTTCGCCTCGCAGTACGACACGGTCTGGTGGCTGGATGCCGAGCAGACCGTCACGCTCGACAGCCAGCTCGCGGACCTGGCTCATGCGCTCAAGACGGTGCCCGCCACCATGCCGGTGGCGGACGCGGCCCAGAGCGCCCGCCAGTATCTGCGCACGAACGGTCGGTGGCTGCTGGTCTTCGACAACGCGGAGGACCCCGGCACCTTCAGGAGCCTCCTCCCCGAGGGCGGCGGTCATGTGCTGATCACCTCGCGCGACCCGGGCTGGCACAGCGCCGCCACCCCCATGGACATCGGCCTCTTCGCCCGCGCCGAGTCCCGGTCCCTGCTGGCCGCGTATGTGCCCAAGCTCCCGCAGACCGAGGCCGATCGGCTAGCCGAGGCTCTTGGGGATCTGCCGCTCGCCCTCGCCCAGGCGGGTGGCCTCATCGCCACCTCAGGCTTCTCCGTGGATACCTACCTCAAGGACCTCACTGCCACCAGCCGCCTCCTCGACCGCAGTGCCCCGATCACCTACCGGCACAAGACACTCGGCGCGGCGGTACGGCTCTCCTCGGCTCACCTCGCCCGCACCGATCCCGTGGCATCGGAGCTCCTCCGGATCTGTGCCTTCCTCGCCCCCGAGCCCATCCCTCTTGACACATGGCTCACCAAAGTGGGCGTCGAGCTGCCGCCCTCGTTGAACGGCCTGGTCGGAGACCCGGTAGCGGTCGCCGACTCCATTGCCGCGATGGCCAGGCTTGGGCTGGTGCGGCCCCAACACGGCGGGCTGACGATCCACCGCCTCACCGCCGCGGTCCTGAGGGACCGTACGGGTGCGAATGCGACCAGCGCCGCCCAGGAAAGCGCACACGAACACGCCAAGAACCTAGTGATCAGCGTGAGGCCCGATGACGAGGGGAGAGACCCAGCCACCTGGCAGGAGTGGGCCGGCCTTTTGCCGCATGTGATGACGCTGAGCGAGACCTGGACGCAAGATGACAACATGCGTGAGCTGTCGCTCGATGCCACGCAGTATCTGCTGATGCGAGGGACGACCTCCGCGGCACACGATGCGGCGCGCGCACTGCACCAGCGGTGGTCAGCCGAGTTTCCCCCGGATCACCCGCATTTGCTGACCGCCGAAACTCTTCTCACCGACAGTCTGAACATCCTGGGTCGGTACCGTCAGGCACTCGCGGTGATCGAGAACGTGGTGGAACTCAGCCGCAACGCCCTGGGTGACGATCACGAGACAACGCTCGCCGCCAACACAGCACTCGCCACCGCATTCACCAACCTGGGTCAGTACCACGAGGCCCAAGTGATCGAGGAAGACGTCCTGCGGCGACGTCGAAGCACACTGGGCGAAGATCATCGCGACACCCTCACCTCAGGCAACAACCTCGCCGTCACCCTCGATACGCTCGGCGATCACCACGCCTCACGAGCACTCAAGGACGACGTTCTCAAGCGTCAACGCAGAGTCTTGGGAGAAAACCACCCCGACACGCTGATCAGCGCCACTAACCTCGCCGTCACTCTGATGGATCTCGGCGAGTTCGTCCAGGCCCGTGCGCTGCTCGAGGGCACCGTCGACCGCAGTCGCAAAACCCTCGGCGACAACCACCCCAACACCCTCAACGCCGCCAGCGGCCTGGCCGCTTCGTTGAAAGATCTGGGTCACCATCACAAAGCGCAGACGCTCAGAGAGGACGTCCTCACTCGGCGACGCAAGGTCCTGGGCGAGGATCACCCCCACACTCTGGACTCCTACCGGGACCTCGCGTCCAGTCTGACCTACCTCGGTCACCATGCACGCGCTCGCTCAATTCTCGATGACACGCTCAACCGAAGCCGCGCCATGCTCGGCGACACACATCCCGACACTCTTACTATCGCTCATAACCTTGCAACGGTCCTGATGCGCGTCAACCAGCACGTCCAAGCTCGCGCGCTGCTCCAGAGCACGCTCGACAAACACCGCGCGACCCTGGGCCCGGAGCACCCGAACACGCTCACCACCGCTGCCAATCTGGCCTCCGTGCTGAGCCATCTCGGGCGGCGCAAAGAAGCGCGCGTGCTTCTGCAGAACAGCCTCGAGGGATTTCGCAGAACACTCGGCGAAGAGCATCCCAAGACCAAAGCCGTCGCCGAACAACTCGCCGGTTACAAGAAGGTCTTCGGGAAACGCAAGAAAAAGATCCGCCGCCCGTAGACACGACAGGGAGCACACAGCCGATGGGTCGACAGCACTCCTACCGCGCCACCGTCCGGTGGACCGGCAATACCGGTTCGGGGACGAGTGGTTACCGGGGCTACGAGCGGTCGCACGACATTCTCGGGGACGGCAAGCCGACCCTGCGGGGCAGCGCCGATCCGGCGTTTCTGGGGGATCCGGGGTGCTGGAATCCGGAGGAGTTCCTGCTGGTCTCACTCTCGCAGTGCCACATGCTGACGTACCTGTCCGTATGCGCCCGGGACGGGGTGAGGATCACGGCGTACGAGGACGTGGCCACCGGGGTCATGGAGGAGGCGGCCGGGCACAGTGGGCGCTTTACCGAGGTGGTGCTGAACCCGGTGGTCACCGTCGCGGACGAGGCGATGGTGGAGCGGGCGCGTTCGGCGCACCATGACGCCCATCAGGCGTGCTTCATCGCCAATTCGGTCAACTTTCCCGTCCGTCACGAGCCGACCATCCGGGTCGGCTGAGCCGGGTCGGCCGAGCTCAGGCCGCCGTCAGCGTGGGGTAGTCCGTGTAGCCGGTCTCGCCGCCCACGTACATCAGATACGCGTCCCGGATGGGGTTGAGCGGGGCGCCGGTGCGCAGGCGGGTCACCAGGTCGGGATTGGCCAGGAAGGTGCGGCCAAGGGCGATCAGGTCGGCTCCGGCGGTCAGCAGCCGCTCGGCCTGGCGCATGCCGCCGTCGGCGGGGACGCCGTCGCCGGGCAGTGACGGGTTGGCGATCAGCGTGGCGGGCCAGGCGGTGCGCAGTTCCCGGAAGAGGGGGTGGTCCGGTTCGGCGCGGACGATGTGGAGGTAGGTGAGGCCGGGGGTGTGGCGCAGGTCACGGGAACTACCTCCGCCGTGCGGAGAGGCACGGGTGTGAGGTGTAAACAACATGAGCGATGACCTGCGAGCGCGGGTACGAGCGGGTGACCGCGAGGCGTTCGCAGAGCTCTACGCAGAGTACGCGCGTGCGGTCTACAACCATGCCTACCGGCTGACCGGCGACTGGTCGGTGGCCGAAGAGGTGATGGGGGACACGTTCCTCGACGCCTGGCGTACCCGAGCGCAACTGGAGCCGGGCGACGGCACGCTGAAACCGTGGCTGCTGGGCGTGGCGACGAACAAGGCCCGCAACGCCAACCGCGGCATCGGCCGGCGCCTGGCCTTCCTGGCCCGCCGCCCGGCGCCCGCCCCGGTGGCGGACTTCGCCGACGAGACCGCCGGGCGGATCGACGACGCCCGCCGGCTCGCCGCCGTGCGCACGGTGTACGGCCGGCTGCGGCGCGGCGAGCGGGAGGTGCTGGCGCTGTGCGTGTGGTCCGGGCTGGACTACGCGCAGGCCGCCCAGGCGCTGGGGATTCCGGTGGGCACCGTGCGCTCGCGGCTGTCCCGGGCCCGCGCCCGGCTGCGCAAGCTCGCCGATCAGCGGCTCGCGGAAGAAAAGACGGAACCGCCACGCCGTCGCGGAGAGGTACAGCGTGAGGCCGCGTTCGCGGCCCTGCCCTATCAGGAGTTTCAGGAGGAACCCCGATGAACGCCGCTGGCTCCGGGCCCGACCGGGCCGAGCACGAGAAAGCGGAGCACGAGGAAGCGGAGCGCGAGGAACTGGCCCGGCTGCTTCCCGCCCCGGCCGAGCGGGACGTTCCTTCCGAGCCCTACCTCCACCACAAGGACCGTTTGATGCAGCACATCGATGACGACCAGAACCGCACCCCCGCCCTCGCCCGGAAGGCCCGGCCGCGGCTGCTGCGCCCCGCGCTGGTGATGCCCGCCGCCGCCCTGGCGCTGGTCGGCGCGCTGGCCGTCACCTTCACCGGGGGCGGCGGGTCCGGCGACAGCGCCGCCCAGCCCCGCGAGACCGCCACCGTCCTGCTCGACCGGATCGCGGGGACCGCGGAGAAGTCGGACGTCCAGCCGGTGCGCCAGGATCAGTTCGTCTACGTCAAGAGCGTCGGGCCGGGGCCGAGATGAAGGAGAACGGCGCCTCCGAGCTGGAGCCGCGGAGCGAGCGCGAGGTCTGGAAGTCGCAGCGGGTGAAGCGGATCAACAAGACCGGCGAGATACACGATGACGAGGGCTACTCCCCCATGTACGAACTGGGAGGGTCTCCGGCGGGCATCGACCGCCCCACGTACCAGTGGCTGGCGTCCCTGCCGACCGACCCGGACGTCCTGCTCAAGGAGCTGTACCGGATGACCGAGGCGGAAGACGGCCAGGAGAAGGCGCAGGCCGTCTTCGAGCAGATCGGTC contains:
- a CDS encoding OsmC family protein yields the protein MGRQHSYRATVRWTGNTGSGTSGYRGYERSHDILGDGKPTLRGSADPAFLGDPGCWNPEEFLLVSLSQCHMLTYLSVCARDGVRITAYEDVATGVMEEAAGHSGRFTEVVLNPVVTVADEAMVERARSAHHDAHQACFIANSVNFPVRHEPTIRVG
- a CDS encoding HIT family protein, yielding MGEPMDDCVFCRIVEGVEPARIVHSDQETVAFLPLTPAVAGHVLVIPRQHVRDAWELDEPTSLALTRAVRQVMHAVRSAFEPEGMNIITSVGSVATQSVMHVHVHIVPRNENDRMGRVWPPPRSSAPEHLDQLAERLRVALRSSAENDGEQHGEVRDPDPAVEERESD
- a CDS encoding RNA polymerase sigma factor — encoded protein: MSDDLRARVRAGDREAFAELYAEYARAVYNHAYRLTGDWSVAEEVMGDTFLDAWRTRAQLEPGDGTLKPWLLGVATNKARNANRGIGRRLAFLARRPAPAPVADFADETAGRIDDARRLAAVRTVYGRLRRGEREVLALCVWSGLDYAQAAQALGIPVGTVRSRLSRARARLRKLADQRLAEEKTEPPRRRGEVQREAAFAALPYQEFQEEPR
- the fxsT gene encoding FxSxx-COOH system tetratricopeptide repeat protein, producing the protein METVSGASEKVDFFISYAGVERAWAEWVAWHLQQHGFSVEFDHWHWQAGDNTTLRMSDALARADRFLALLSRSYFERPRYTRDEWTAAFDDRERGTGGFIPLHVAELEKSEIPDLLRPIKAGILYGKSEEEALTELLSAVGRPAGPQGKPGFPGSAATLPDRDEAAPRLPASTPKASNVPPRLPLFTGRDEVLDRIRTTFQSRSPVQALHGMGGVGKTQTAAEYCHRFASQYDTVWWLDAEQTVTLDSQLADLAHALKTVPATMPVADAAQSARQYLRTNGRWLLVFDNAEDPGTFRSLLPEGGGHVLITSRDPGWHSAATPMDIGLFARAESRSLLAAYVPKLPQTEADRLAEALGDLPLALAQAGGLIATSGFSVDTYLKDLTATSRLLDRSAPITYRHKTLGAAVRLSSAHLARTDPVASELLRICAFLAPEPIPLDTWLTKVGVELPPSLNGLVGDPVAVADSIAAMARLGLVRPQHGGLTIHRLTAAVLRDRTGANATSAAQESAHEHAKNLVISVRPDDEGRDPATWQEWAGLLPHVMTLSETWTQDDNMRELSLDATQYLLMRGTTSAAHDAARALHQRWSAEFPPDHPHLLTAETLLTDSLNILGRYRQALAVIENVVELSRNALGDDHETTLAANTALATAFTNLGQYHEAQVIEEDVLRRRRSTLGEDHRDTLTSGNNLAVTLDTLGDHHASRALKDDVLKRQRRVLGENHPDTLISATNLAVTLMDLGEFVQARALLEGTVDRSRKTLGDNHPNTLNAASGLAASLKDLGHHHKAQTLREDVLTRRRKVLGEDHPHTLDSYRDLASSLTYLGHHARARSILDDTLNRSRAMLGDTHPDTLTIAHNLATVLMRVNQHVQARALLQSTLDKHRATLGPEHPNTLTTAANLASVLSHLGRRKEARVLLQNSLEGFRRTLGEEHPKTKAVAEQLAGYKKVFGKRKKKIRRP